A window of Loxodonta africana isolate mLoxAfr1 chromosome 3, mLoxAfr1.hap2, whole genome shotgun sequence genomic DNA:
ATCATCCAACATCCAGGGCTGATGTCAATCATCATTCCTCAATGATGCCAGCCAGGTAACATAAATCCCTTAGTTAATATTTAGAAGTGAGGACAAATATTTTAATAGAGGAACATATAGAGGAATGATGCCTGTGAAAATAGTGTGTGCATGAAATGATTGGAATCAAGACATCTCAACTCCTGTCTAACTGTCTTCcatcttcctgacaacatgtttccttgtatctttgcaCCAATAGCAAGGAGCTGTCATTCTGCTACTGTCCTCCTGACCATTTTCCTCCTGAAAAGAAATCTGCCCCTTCTCAATCATGATGACTATTTTAAAATTCTCTGATATTTACTAGCATTCTTGTGGTGGCAAAAGTAGATTTATCAGCTTAACCTTATCTTCCCATTCCTAGTTGTTAGCACACATTTTTCTTACAGGTTTCCCCCACTATCTGAAAATAGAGTGTTCCTACAAAAGCTTTCATCAGTTGAAATGGCCTTAAGTGAAGAAGCCATTACCactaatttatatgggaaaaaattttgagcaTTCTCAGACCCCAAAATAACACACCAAATCATACAAAATAACACATATAACCTAAAATAAAACTAACATACAGTGTTCACAGACGCAGTTCAAAGGTATGACAACTGCTGAGTGTAGTTTTCAGGAAAGGGGCTTGGGGATGGACTCTCATCGCTAGCAGGTATGCAATACCTCTTTACAGAATTGttgaaaaaaaaacactgaaggtgagttttgtttttgatctctatttttttaagcaaaaatacTCTTTGAACTTCTTTCAGTTAGTGAAGAAAACAGGTACTGATGTGAATCTTTCGAAAAATAAAGTAGCATAACATGAACTTTCAAAAAGGAGGGAATACTTGTATTTCTGTTGCCCAGTTCTAATTTTGAAAGACAGCAATTGTGTCTGAGACAGTCTTATCAGGCTGCCTCCAGAATATGTTTCTCTTTCCACaattaccaaatatttaaaatgctAATAAGAGCACAAAGAATGTAATAAAAAAATgaccacctcctcactcctttctaaaataataaataaatgttgatACCCTGCTATATCAGCTTCTccactttttttaaataaccgAACAATATACATGCAGAAGGCAACACCTTTATATTCCCACCCATTCCTCTTGTTTCCATCCTAAGATGCTGCTTCCTGACATTTGATTGTCAGTCGCCTCAATCTTTTCCACCAGATTCATCAACAATATGGAACCGAGAAACCAAACAGATGTTTCAGAATTCCTTCTCCTGGCACTGACAGAGGATCAGGAACTGCAACCTCTCCTTTTTAGCCTGTTTCTGTCCATATATTTGGTCACTGTCCTGGGAAACCTGCTCATCATCCTGGCCGTCAGCTCTGAcccccacctccacacccccatgtacttctttctttccaatctctcATTTACTGACATCTGTCTCAGCACCACCACGCTCCCAAAGATGCTGGTAAACCTCCAAGCAAAAAATCAGAGCATCACTTATGCAGGATGCCTCACCCAGGTCTGCTTTGTCATGATTTTTAGTACTTTGGAAAATTTTTTCCTTGgagtaatggcctatgaccgctatgtggccatttgtcacCCACTGAGGTACATGGTCATCATGGATGCCCACTTCTGTGGCCTGCTGATTCTAGTCTCCTTGCTCGTTAGCATTGTGGATGCCCTGCTCCACAGTCTGATGTTGTTGAGTCTGTCCTTCTGCACAGATCtggaaatgctttacttattttgtGAAGTTTTTCAGGTCATCAAAGTTGCCTGTTCTGAAACTCTCACCAATAACATCAATCTTATATTTTACAGCTAGCATACTGGATGTTCTTCCTTtctctggaatcattttctcTTATACTCAAATTGTCTCTTCCATTTTGAGAATGCCATCAGCAGGTGGAAAGTATAAAGCTTTTTCtacctgtgggtctcacctctcaGTTGTTTTCTTATTCTCTGAAACAGCTTTTGGTTCGTATATAAGTACGACATTTACACACTCTTCCAAGAAAACTGCAGTAGCTTCAATGCTGTACGCTATGGTAGCTTCCATGATGAACCCCTTcatctacagcctgagaaacAGGGACATGAAGGCAGCCTTGAGGAGTGTTATCAGGGGCACAACTGCTTTTCAGTGATTATATTATGAGCTTTGGTTTGGGATTTCTAAATTTCATCAAAGTGACAGGATACTCTTGAGCCAGAATGCTTGATTTTGCCCCACCACGTTCTTCTAAAATGAAGAGATAACATAATGGCTAGGTGTAATTCAACTTGGGATTGAAACCTGACTTTGCTCTTTTTGTAGCTTTGTGGTGTCAGATAAATGATTTCAACTCCAAGGCTTTGTTTCTATTAAGAAAGCATAACCCTGACTCTGAGTGTCCAAACAACAGAGAGTTATCTTTCATTACAAGGATGTCAGAGATTCGAAATGCACAGGAGCAGAACATTAAGACTTCATTCATTTCCTCATGAAATGCCCTCATCCTAGAAATCGTTCTACTTGTTGTCACAGGTGACTGCAACAGACTCAGGCGTCATATCCAGACATCATGCATACAGGCACAAAACTGACATTTCTGGACCTATtgttaatgttgttaggtgccattgagtcaattgcaactcatagtgaccctatgtacaacagaaatttTTTGATAAAAATTGTTAATAGAGTACATACTGTTAATAGACTTTCCCATAGAATCGTATAGGAGACATCTGCTCCCATCTGATCACTGAGAATAGCATATATCTGTTTCTAATCACGTATCTGTTTGGGAGATACTAGTTATTATGAGAGCCGTAGATTGACCATGTAGTGTATTTTTTGCTGTTGGGAAGTTAATTCTTATAACCACTACAAGCACTTAatataatgcctggcacataatactcAATAAAATTTAACTAGGACCATTATGTTTTGTATTTGGCCATAATTTATAAGGCTTATTATACTTTGCTCTGACATATTTTTACCACTTCCTTCAGTACTTTTATTAGTTTACCATTATTGCAATAGCTATTAGTAGGTTTTACCTGTTTTAGCAATAAAGTCAAATGAATAATTATTGAGTTAGGCAGAGTAGAATTGGTCATCTTTTTTGGAAACATATTTGACTTGATCGTTACTCATTGATTTATTGGCCAGAGTATCTATGAGATTTTACTTTTCTCCTTAGCTACCTTATttagcagtttttctttcttatctcTGGTGAGTCAACACAGAGATTGAGTAAAATTAATTGAACCATTGAAGCCTTAGAGGGTTGGCTGCTGTCTTAGGGATCTCATGGAAAATTCTGTAATGTGTAATTATGAGGAAAACAGTTTTTCTATGGACATGGACTTTATTTTGAGGAAGACATGTGGAGTGTAAAATGGAATGAGACAAAAGGGAAGTTGGCAGGCTTAGGGTGATCAGTTTTCCCACAACCACGAAGAATCAGGATTATCACTCAGAATCATCTCTGTGGTGTTGAGCTGACAATAAAATAGACCTTGGAGGTGAATTAATGGAGTGTCTGGAGTGCCTTCTGGTCAtccttgatggtggtggtgggattgtGTTTGGCACTAAACCGGGAAGTCAGCTCATCACCAGGCACACCAGGTGTATTGTATTGCAAAGTTGTCTCCATTTATGTCCGTAAAACACTTGCAGAGGTGAGTCACCTGAGACCTTGTTCATACTGCTTGTTTCCATACCTCACCCACTACCTACTGGCTTTGATATCTGGGGAGATGTTTGTAGGATGAACATTCTAAATAATTACTTTTTTGACATTTTGATGTATGCTGAAGTTTGACAAGCATGACTTGAATATTAGAAGAAGATGAGAGAATGGATTTAGAATCTAGAATATGAAAGAATCCAGAAAGTGGAATCTTTTCCATTTTACTTATTATTAATATATCATATGCAAATACTGTATAAAATGTATCAGTAGTTTTTAAAGAATTGTAATATAATGAGGAATCATATACCCATGACCTAGGTTATGAAATAATGACATCACCACATAATCCAATGAATAGTCTCCTAGTCTTATTGCCTTCTACCCTCCCAGTGGCAAACACTATCCTGAATTTGGTATTTATCACTTTCtcctatgttcttctattttgttgaattttattgttatggatttaattatgCCTCCTAAAAAGATAGGTTGTggtcctaactcctggtacctgcaaacgtgactttgtttggaaataagatctttgaagatgttacctgttaatatgaggtcatgctggagtagggaGAGTCCTAAACCAATATGAGTGTTatctttataaaagagaagatattGAGACAGAGAGTCAAAGAGGGAGGATGTCTTGTGAAGACAAAGGAAGATATGGAGTgaagctgcagctgcaagccaaagaaTTCATAGGGATACCAGAAGTTGGgacagacaagaaaggatcttcccccggAGATTCAGAGGGGACATAGTCCTGttgacaacctgaatttggacttctagcctacagaaCTTGGAGACAataatgtttttctcattttaaaccactcaCTTCTGTGATAGTTTGATATTGCAGCCATATataattaatgttgttgttgttgttggatgtcgtccagtcaattccaactcataacaacctgtaatctttatgaaagcaaattaCCTGTTCTTCCTCTCAGAGGGCAGCAGTGTGGTTTTGAGCCACGagctttttggctagcagccaagcattcaACCACTGAGCCAAGAAATGTCATTTGATAGACCTGTGAAATTGCCAGTTTTTGTATTTTTGCTACAATACTGGCAATGTGACTGAAGGGAAGTTTTTAGTCATTCCTAGGTGCATTCCTGTCTGATTTATAAATTTGCCTATTTCTAAATTTATTAGTAGTGaaattttaatgaatgaattCTGTGTCCTGATTGTGCTTTTGAAATTTAATCATGTTTCTGCATGTAatcttaattcatttattttcaattcTGTATATTTTTACATTACGTATGTGACATTACAAAATGTGTATCCCTTCTGATGTTGatgaaatttttttattgtactttagatgaaagtttacagaacaaactagtttctcataaaacagtatacacattgttgtatgacattggttaataaccccacaacatgtcaacactctccctttttaaccctgggttccctaataccagctttcctgttccctcctgcctgccAGTCCCTGCCTtagagctggtgtgcccctttagtcttgttttgttccatgggcctattcaacctttggctgaagggtaaacctcaggagtgacctcattactgagctgaatggGTGTCCggggcccatactctcagggtttctccagttcctGTCAGGCCAAGCAACTCTGGcccttctttctgagttagaatttttttctacatttttgtccagctctggccaggaccctctattttaaTCCCTAACAGAGCAGTatagtggtggtagccaagcaccaacTAGTTGTACTGCTCTTAGTCTCAAGGAGATCATGGTAGATATGGtctattagtcttttggactaaccttttccttatatctttatctttcttcattccttcttgctcccgaagggctgagaccagtggagtatctagacgcccactcacaggcttttaaaaccccagacgctactcaccaaagtagaatgcagaaggttttctttataaactatgttatgtcaattgagctagatgttccccaagaccatggtccccacagccctcagccaagcaattccacccctcaggtagattggatgtgtctgtggagctaccatgagcTTGACTTGcccaggttgtgctggcttccccagttttgtgtactgtcttacccttcaccaaagttaccacttatctattgtccattaagtgtttttccatccccacatatcccctccctcataaccatcaaatattgtttctttttgtatgcaaaccttttcatgactttttacactagtgttctcatacaatacttgtccttttgtgattgacttatttcactcagaataatgccctccagattccttcatgttatgagatgcttcacagattcatcattgttctttaacattgcataatgctccattgtgtgaatgtaccacagttcgtttatccattcatctgttgatgggcatctaggttgtttccatctttttgctattgtgaacaatgctgcaataaacatgggtgtgcatatgtctattcccgtgacggttcttatttctctaggatgtatttctaggagtgggattgcaggatcatatggtatttctctttctagctttctaaggaagtaccataccattttccaaattggttgcatcattttgcattcccaccagcagtgaataagtgtttcaatctacctgcagcctctccaacatttgttatttcctgttgtaTTGATTTGCACCAATAATGTCAGAATGAGATggtatatcattgtggttttgatttacatttctctaatggctagcgaccACAAACATttactcatgtgtctgttagctgcttgaatgtcttatttggagaagtgtctattcatttcctttgcccattttttaattggattatttgtctttttgttgtagaagtgttagattttcttgtagattttagagattggacctttgtctgatttataatagccaaaactttttccagtctgtaggttctctttttactcttttggtgaaaactTTTGATAAGCAGAAGTCTTTaacttttagaagattccagttaactagcttatcctctggagcttgtgtgttgttgttgtggtttgtatcctgttaatgctgtctattagggcctctagcactgatctttttttcttctatgaacttcatagtttttggctttatatttaggtcttggatccattttgagttagtttttgtatgtggtgtgagatatgggtcctgtttcttcttctttttttttttttttttt
This region includes:
- the LOC135230504 gene encoding olfactory receptor 7G2-like; the encoded protein is MEPRNQTDVSEFLLLALTEDQELQPLLFSLFLSIYLVTVLGNLLIILAVSSDPHLHTPMYFFLSNLSFTDICLSTTTLPKMLVNLQAKNQSITYAGCLTQVCFVMIFSTLENFFLGVMAYDRYVAICHPLRYMVIMDAHFCGLLILVSLLVSIVDALLHSLMLLSLSFCTDLEMLYLFCEVFQVIKVACSETLTNNINLIFYS